The following coding sequences are from one Sphingomonadaceae bacterium OTU29LAMAA1 window:
- a CDS encoding polysaccharide deacetylase yields MATPVFFTVDTEFAWRHHAAGLDVETIYARSLEPAGVGLSYQLDQLARHGLKACFFVDPMPALVFGLAPVQRMVETVLAAGQEVQLHLHPNWTGAHAGDRAATYGRFQMHEYTLAEQVALLRGATELLVAAGAPQPIAFRAGGYAANEDTLRALGELGFVYDSSHNGAEPAESRTGLSPDTIAPVAHHLIEVPVTVIEDAPGIWRTFQLCALSGAEAAAALDHAAAEGHAAVTIVSHGFELANRLGTRANGVHVRRFETLCRLLADRADVLPTMHFADRPTLALGQTDRPLEANALRRRLRQAEQLWSNWVSERAA; encoded by the coding sequence ATGGCGACCCCCGTATTCTTCACCGTCGATACCGAATTCGCATGGCGTCATCACGCCGCCGGGCTCGATGTCGAGACGATCTATGCGCGCTCGCTGGAGCCGGCCGGCGTCGGGCTGAGCTATCAGCTCGACCAGCTCGCACGGCACGGGTTGAAGGCGTGCTTCTTCGTCGATCCGATGCCGGCGCTCGTCTTCGGTCTCGCGCCGGTGCAGCGCATGGTCGAAACCGTGCTGGCGGCCGGGCAGGAAGTGCAGTTGCACCTGCATCCCAATTGGACCGGCGCGCATGCCGGCGATCGCGCCGCGACCTACGGCCGGTTCCAGATGCACGAATATACGCTGGCCGAGCAGGTCGCGCTGCTGCGCGGGGCGACCGAATTGCTCGTCGCGGCGGGTGCGCCGCAGCCGATCGCCTTCCGCGCCGGGGGCTATGCCGCCAATGAAGACACGTTGCGCGCGCTGGGCGAACTCGGCTTCGTCTACGACAGCAGCCACAATGGCGCGGAGCCTGCGGAAAGCCGCACCGGCTTGTCGCCCGACACGATCGCCCCGGTCGCGCATCACCTGATCGAGGTGCCGGTGACGGTGATCGAGGACGCGCCCGGCATCTGGCGCACGTTCCAGCTGTGTGCGTTGTCCGGCGCCGAGGCGGCGGCGGCGCTCGACCATGCCGCGGCGGAGGGCCACGCGGCGGTGACGATCGTCAGCCATGGCTTCGAACTCGCCAACCGGCTGGGCACGCGCGCCAACGGTGTGCACGTCCGCCGGTTCGAGACCCTGTGCCGGTTGCTCGCCGATCGGGCGGACGTGCTGCCGACGATGCATTTCGCCGACCGGCCCACGCTGGCGTTGGGGCAGACCGATCGCCCGCTCGAAGCGAACGCGCTGCGTCGGCGGCTGCGACAGGCGGAACAGCTCTGGTCGAACTGGGTGTCGGAGCGTGCGGCATGA
- a CDS encoding GNAT family N-acetyltransferase, which translates to MTAVALKFQVGARTLASVKRRLTRVALSLDDVLAGQAPVLPEVTGDGYLVTSLPEALAGEVQGGGLMSVVRQRYTRFYTDLTIGHDAWFAGLSGSARSTLKRKTKKAEAAGLEVRAYRTPAEFEVFHPLARAVSAKTYQERLLDAGLPEDAGSLAHLQALAAADGLRAWLLLIGGAPAGYLCCTAQGSALRYDHVGHDPALNDLSPGTVLQAAAMLQLFDDRFARFDFTEGEGQHKRLFSTGGVPCVDLLLLRPTLANRATLAALAAFDGAMAHAKQATRHPRLAALAKRIRR; encoded by the coding sequence ATGACCGCGGTCGCGCTCAAGTTTCAGGTCGGCGCGCGCACGCTGGCCTCGGTCAAGCGCCGGCTGACCCGCGTCGCGCTGTCGCTGGACGACGTACTCGCCGGACAGGCGCCGGTGCTGCCAGAGGTGACCGGGGATGGCTATCTGGTCACCTCGCTGCCCGAAGCGCTGGCGGGGGAGGTGCAGGGGGGCGGGCTCATGTCGGTGGTGCGGCAGCGTTACACCCGCTTCTACACCGACCTGACGATCGGCCATGACGCATGGTTCGCCGGTCTGTCCGGCTCCGCGCGCTCGACGCTGAAGCGCAAGACCAAGAAGGCGGAGGCTGCCGGGCTGGAGGTGCGGGCCTATCGGACACCGGCCGAGTTCGAGGTCTTCCATCCGCTGGCGCGTGCGGTGTCCGCCAAGACCTATCAGGAACGCCTGCTCGATGCGGGCCTGCCGGAGGATGCGGGGTCGCTCGCCCATTTGCAGGCGCTCGCCGCCGCGGACGGGCTGCGCGCGTGGCTGCTGCTGATCGGCGGCGCACCGGCGGGCTATCTGTGCTGCACCGCGCAGGGGTCCGCGTTGCGCTACGACCATGTCGGGCACGATCCGGCGCTCAACGATCTGTCGCCTGGCACCGTGTTGCAGGCTGCGGCGATGCTGCAGCTGTTCGACGATCGCTTCGCCCGGTTCGATTTCACCGAGGGCGAGGGGCAGCACAAGCGGCTGTTCTCCACCGGCGGCGTGCCGTGCGTCGACCTGCTGTTGCTGCGCCCGACGCTGGCCAACCGCGCGACCTTGGCAGCGCTGGCGGCGTTCGATGGCGCGATGGCGCACGCGAAACAGGCGACCCGTCATCCCAGGCTGGCCGCGCTGGCGAAGCGCATAAGGCGCTGA
- the recO gene encoding DNA repair protein RecO: MHLSAEAIVLAVRAHGEHGAVVRALTRSDGVQPGYVRGGRSRQMRPILQPANAIAGEWRARTGEQLAALTIEPLHSRAALHGEPLPAAALAWVTALTATALPEAQPYPRLYDALGGVLDAIEAAPAARGWASAMVRYELLLLAELGFGLDLSACVVTGGQDDLAFVSPRSGGAVCRGAAHGYEERLFALPPFLTNGGAAEWPDIVAGLAITGHFLARDLLVERRADPLIARERLVAMLKRAVA; encoded by the coding sequence ATGCACCTCAGCGCAGAAGCCATCGTTCTCGCCGTCCGCGCGCATGGCGAACATGGCGCGGTGGTGCGGGCGCTTACCCGCAGCGACGGCGTGCAGCCCGGTTATGTCCGTGGCGGGCGATCGCGGCAGATGCGCCCCATCCTGCAACCCGCCAACGCCATCGCCGGCGAATGGCGCGCGCGCACCGGCGAACAGCTCGCCGCACTGACGATCGAGCCGCTGCACAGTCGCGCGGCGCTGCATGGCGAGCCGCTGCCCGCCGCCGCGCTGGCGTGGGTGACCGCGTTGACCGCGACCGCCTTGCCGGAGGCGCAGCCTTATCCCCGATTGTACGACGCGCTGGGCGGTGTGCTCGATGCGATCGAGGCGGCACCCGCGGCGCGCGGTTGGGCGAGTGCAATGGTCCGATACGAACTGCTGCTGCTTGCCGAACTCGGTTTCGGACTGGACCTCAGCGCCTGCGTCGTCACAGGTGGACAGGACGATCTCGCCTTCGTCAGCCCGCGCAGCGGCGGGGCGGTATGTCGCGGCGCGGCGCACGGCTATGAAGAACGGCTGTTCGCACTCCCTCCTTTCCTGACGAACGGTGGTGCTGCGGAATGGCCCGACATCGTCGCGGGACTGGCGATCACCGGCCATTTCCTCGCCCGGGACCTGCTGGTCGAACGTCGTGCCGATCCGCTGATCGCGCGCGAACGGCTCGTGGCGATGCTGAAAAGGGCGGTTGCGTGA
- the leuB gene encoding 3-isopropylmalate dehydrogenase, protein MIALLPGDGIGPEVIQQARRVLDALDLDLTYEHALVGGVAYHATGHPLPEATLDVARRANALLFGAVGDPGCDNLERALRPEQAILGLRKHLTLFSNLRPATLFEGLEDASALKPEIARQIDLVIVRELNGDVYFGEKGRRTTADGLREGYDIMSYDEAEVRRIARVGFETARRRKGNLCSVDKANVLDTSQLWRDVVIEVSADYPDVTLTHMYVDNAAMQLVRNPGQFDVIVTGNLFGDILSDQASMCAGSIGMLPSASLDGAGKGLYEPIHGSAPDIAGQCKANPCAAILSAAMMLRHSLGQPEVADRIEAAVARAIRDGARTADLGGTMTTSAMGDAVLAVL, encoded by the coding sequence ATGATCGCACTCCTGCCGGGCGACGGCATCGGCCCCGAAGTCATCCAGCAGGCCAGGCGCGTGCTCGACGCGCTCGATCTCGACCTGACGTATGAACACGCGCTCGTCGGCGGCGTAGCCTATCACGCCACGGGTCATCCGTTGCCGGAGGCGACGCTGGATGTCGCACGGCGTGCCAATGCGCTGCTGTTCGGTGCGGTCGGTGATCCGGGCTGCGACAACCTCGAACGCGCGCTGCGGCCGGAACAGGCGATCCTCGGCCTGCGCAAGCACCTCACGCTGTTCTCCAACCTGCGCCCCGCAACCCTGTTCGAGGGCTTGGAGGATGCGTCCGCGCTAAAGCCGGAGATCGCGCGCCAGATCGACCTCGTCATCGTCCGCGAGCTGAACGGCGATGTCTATTTCGGCGAAAAAGGCCGCCGTACGACCGCAGACGGCCTGCGCGAAGGCTATGACATCATGAGCTACGACGAAGCCGAAGTGCGCCGCATCGCGCGCGTCGGGTTCGAGACGGCGCGCCGTCGCAAGGGCAACCTGTGTTCGGTGGACAAGGCGAACGTGCTCGACACCTCGCAATTGTGGCGCGACGTGGTGATCGAGGTGTCGGCCGATTATCCCGACGTGACGCTCACCCATATGTACGTCGACAATGCCGCGATGCAGCTGGTGCGCAATCCCGGCCAGTTCGACGTCATCGTCACCGGCAACCTGTTCGGCGACATCCTGTCCGATCAGGCATCGATGTGCGCCGGGTCGATCGGCATGCTGCCCTCCGCCAGCCTCGATGGCGCGGGCAAGGGGCTGTACGAGCCGATCCACGGCTCCGCGCCCGACATCGCGGGGCAGTGCAAGGCCAACCCCTGCGCCGCGATCCTGTCCGCCGCGATGATGCTGCGACATTCGCTGGGGCAGCCGGAAGTCGCCGACCGGATCGAGGCGGCGGTGGCCCGCGCGATCCGCGACGGCGCCCGCACGGCGGATCTCGGCGGCACGATGACCACCTCCGCGATGGGGGATGCGGTGCTCGCAGTCCTGTGA
- a CDS encoding glycosyltransferase family 2 protein, whose translation MSALLEIAVVIPTFNEKANVPTLIAKLDQALAGRRWEAIFVDDDSPDGTAEAARELGRLDSRVRVIHRIGRRGLSSACIEGMCATAAPVVAVIDGDLQHDERLLPQMLDLLQRDAALDLVVGSRFVDGGGTGDWDRDRVAKSAFATKLSRKVLKGDLSDPMSGFFAIRTDHARRLAPELSAIGFKILLDLMTASSVALRFAELPYTFRVRTEGESKLDHVVAMEYLIALYDRMFGRFVPVRFAMFSGIGVLGVGVHMGVLGLAMLLGASFLPAQIMGAVAAMTFNFLLNNALTYRDRRLKGMRQLLDGWVSFCVVCSVGLVANVGIAAFVHDARDGGAAASALIGILVGAVWNYALSSKFVWGRY comes from the coding sequence GTGAGCGCACTGTTGGAGATCGCGGTCGTCATCCCGACCTTCAACGAAAAGGCGAACGTCCCCACGCTGATCGCCAAGCTGGATCAGGCACTGGCGGGGCGGCGCTGGGAAGCGATCTTCGTCGACGACGACAGTCCCGACGGCACGGCAGAGGCGGCGCGCGAACTGGGCCGACTCGATTCGCGCGTTCGGGTGATCCACCGCATCGGCCGCCGCGGCCTGTCGTCCGCGTGTATCGAGGGGATGTGCGCGACCGCCGCACCGGTGGTGGCGGTGATCGACGGCGACCTCCAGCATGACGAGCGCCTGCTGCCGCAGATGCTCGACCTGCTTCAGCGCGATGCCGCTCTCGACCTCGTCGTCGGCTCGCGCTTCGTCGATGGCGGCGGGACGGGGGACTGGGATCGCGATCGCGTCGCCAAGTCGGCGTTCGCCACGAAGCTGTCGCGCAAGGTGCTGAAGGGCGACCTCAGCGATCCGATGAGCGGCTTCTTCGCGATCCGTACCGACCACGCCCGCCGGCTTGCCCCGGAATTGTCGGCGATCGGCTTCAAGATCCTGCTCGACCTGATGACGGCGAGCTCCGTCGCGCTGCGCTTCGCGGAACTGCCCTATACCTTCCGGGTGCGGACCGAAGGCGAGTCGAAGCTCGATCACGTCGTCGCGATGGAATATCTGATCGCGTTGTACGACCGGATGTTCGGCCGCTTCGTGCCGGTGCGGTTCGCGATGTTCTCCGGGATCGGCGTGCTCGGCGTCGGCGTGCATATGGGTGTGCTGGGGCTGGCGATGCTGCTCGGCGCGAGCTTCCTGCCGGCGCAGATCATGGGCGCGGTGGCGGCGATGACCTTCAACTTCCTGCTGAACAACGCGCTGACCTATCGCGATCGACGTCTGAAAGGGATGCGGCAGTTGCTCGACGGCTGGGTGTCGTTCTGCGTGGTCTGTTCGGTCGGGCTGGTCGCCAATGTCGGCATCGCCGCCTTCGTTCATGACGCCCGCGACGGCGGGGCCGCGGCATCGGCGTTGATCGGCATATTGGTGGGTGCGGTGTGGAATTACGCGCTGTCGTCGAAGTTCGTCTGGGGCCGCTATTAG
- a CDS encoding phospholipid carrier-dependent glycosyltransferase: MRAFLSRPLPAAFGIGLLAQLLFCWRLTTPHVLVFDEVHYVPAARMLRSLAGPVNIEHPLLGKTLIALGMTLFGDNALGWRALSTVAASAVVMGVFAILWLLFGRVRTASVGAVLTALNFTVFVQARTAMLDGFMAAFVFTGLAALLWAMRAGGWWRWLLGSVLLGLAVGTKWTALPYVGFAGLTYLIARWRRPALWPGLHPLAALVLLGGGVALAYLATFWPAFLYADQPLTWRTLLPFQIDMYHRQTQVLPPHTYQSAWWTWPFDWRPIWYLYEFADGAQRGVLMIGNPAVMWGGLIAVLACFAAWVRSGNAKAGGIALLWIGSVAMWAIIPKSLGFFYYYYLSSIWLAIAIAAAFDHWRARLRYWDEAFLALTGVLFIHFYPILGAVALKGPGSFHGWMWLKSWI; this comes from the coding sequence GTGCGCGCGTTCCTCTCCCGTCCCCTTCCCGCCGCGTTCGGCATCGGCCTGCTCGCGCAACTGCTCTTCTGCTGGCGGCTCACGACGCCGCACGTGCTGGTGTTCGACGAGGTGCACTACGTACCCGCCGCGCGCATGCTGCGCAGCCTCGCCGGGCCGGTGAACATCGAACATCCACTGCTCGGCAAAACCTTGATCGCGCTGGGCATGACGCTGTTCGGCGACAATGCGCTCGGCTGGCGGGCGCTCTCCACGGTCGCGGCGAGCGCGGTGGTGATGGGCGTGTTCGCGATCCTGTGGCTGCTGTTCGGGCGGGTGCGGACGGCGAGCGTAGGGGCGGTGCTGACGGCGCTCAACTTCACCGTTTTCGTGCAGGCGCGCACGGCGATGCTCGACGGGTTCATGGCCGCCTTCGTCTTCACCGGGCTGGCCGCATTGTTGTGGGCTATGCGCGCGGGCGGGTGGTGGCGATGGCTGCTCGGCAGCGTACTGCTGGGTCTGGCGGTCGGGACCAAATGGACGGCGCTGCCCTATGTCGGTTTTGCCGGCCTGACCTACCTGATCGCGCGCTGGCGACGACCTGCTCTTTGGCCGGGGCTGCATCCGTTGGCCGCACTGGTGCTACTCGGCGGCGGTGTGGCACTCGCGTATCTGGCGACTTTCTGGCCGGCGTTCCTCTATGCCGACCAACCGCTGACCTGGCGCACGCTGCTGCCGTTCCAGATCGACATGTATCATCGGCAGACGCAGGTGCTGCCACCGCACACCTATCAGTCGGCGTGGTGGACATGGCCGTTCGACTGGCGGCCCATATGGTATCTGTATGAGTTTGCCGATGGCGCGCAGCGCGGGGTGCTGATGATTGGCAATCCGGCGGTGATGTGGGGCGGGCTGATCGCGGTGCTCGCCTGCTTCGCCGCGTGGGTCCGCAGCGGCAACGCCAAAGCTGGCGGCATCGCGCTGCTGTGGATCGGCAGCGTCGCGATGTGGGCGATCATCCCCAAATCGCTCGGGTTCTTCTATTATTACTATCTGTCGAGCATCTGGCTCGCCATCGCCATCGCGGCGGCGTTCGACCACTGGCGGGCACGGTTGCGCTATTGGGACGAAGCGTTTCTGGCGCTGACCGGCGTGCTGTTCATCCACTTCTACCCCATCCTCGGCGCCGTGGCGCTGAAGGGACCGGGATCGTTCCACGGCTGGATGTGGCTGAAGAGCTGGATCTAA
- a CDS encoding aminotransferase class I/II-fold pyridoxal phosphate-dependent enzyme, with amino-acid sequence MKRKAGQDPSITSQWRPATLAVRGGTARSEYGETSEALFLTSGYTYDKASDAAARFAGEQEGMTYSRLQNPTVEMLEKRIALLEGAEACRTMATGMAAMTAVLLCQLQAGDHLVGGRAAFGSCRWLTDTLLPRFGIATTIVDARDPQQFLDAVRPETKVFFFETPANPTMDVVDLRAVCAIARERGITTVVDNAFATPALQRPMDLGADVTAYSATKMMDGQGRVLAGAVCGTEDFITNTLLPFTRNTGPTLSPFNAWVVLKGLETLDLRITRQSENALKVGRFLEARVPKILHPGLPSHPQHELAMSQMVATGPIFAFEVADRAQAHGLLDALALVDISNNIGDSRSLMTHPASTTHASVAEDKRIEMGIGEGMLRLNVGLEDAQDVIDDLDQALRQVGL; translated from the coding sequence ATGAAGCGCAAGGCAGGCCAGGACCCCTCGATCACCTCGCAATGGCGTCCCGCGACGCTGGCTGTCCGCGGCGGCACCGCCCGCAGCGAATATGGCGAGACCAGCGAGGCGTTGTTCCTCACCTCCGGCTATACCTACGACAAGGCGTCCGATGCGGCGGCGCGCTTCGCGGGCGAGCAGGAGGGAATGACCTATTCCCGCCTGCAGAACCCGACGGTCGAGATGCTGGAAAAGCGGATCGCGCTGCTCGAAGGCGCAGAGGCGTGCCGGACGATGGCGACCGGGATGGCGGCGATGACCGCGGTGCTGCTGTGCCAGTTGCAGGCGGGCGATCACCTCGTCGGCGGGCGCGCGGCGTTCGGGTCTTGCCGCTGGCTGACCGATACGCTGCTGCCCAGGTTCGGCATCGCCACGACGATCGTCGATGCGCGCGACCCGCAGCAATTCCTCGACGCAGTGCGGCCGGAGACCAAGGTCTTCTTCTTCGAAACGCCGGCCAATCCGACGATGGATGTCGTCGATCTGCGCGCGGTGTGCGCCATCGCGCGCGAACGCGGCATCACGACGGTGGTCGACAATGCCTTCGCGACGCCGGCTTTGCAGCGTCCGATGGACCTTGGCGCGGACGTCACCGCCTATAGCGCGACCAAGATGATGGACGGACAGGGCCGCGTGCTCGCCGGCGCGGTGTGCGGGACCGAGGATTTCATCACCAACACATTGCTGCCCTTCACCCGCAATACCGGCCCGACGCTGTCGCCCTTCAATGCCTGGGTGGTGCTGAAGGGGCTGGAGACGCTTGATCTGCGTATCACCCGCCAGTCGGAGAATGCGCTGAAGGTCGGTCGTTTCCTTGAAGCCCGTGTGCCGAAGATCCTGCACCCGGGCCTGCCGAGCCACCCGCAGCACGAGCTGGCGATGAGCCAGATGGTCGCGACCGGCCCGATCTTCGCGTTCGAGGTCGCCGATCGCGCGCAGGCGCACGGCCTGCTCGACGCGCTCGCGCTGGTCGACATCAGCAACAACATCGGCGACTCGCGTTCGCTGATGACGCATCCGGCGTCGACCACCCACGCCAGTGTCGCCGAGGACAAGCGGATCGAAATGGGCATCGGCGAGGGCATGTTGCGCCTCAACGTCGGGCTCGAGGATGCGCAGGACGTAATCGACGACCTCGATCAGGCGTTGCGGCAGGTCGGCCTGTGA
- the apaG gene encoding Co2+/Mg2+ efflux protein ApaG, with product MKEFFPHAETTDGVTVRVAVSYLPEQSEPRRGRWFWAYHIRIENHSERTVQLLTRHWVITDGRGARHSVEGEGVVGEQPLIAPGASFDYVSGCPLQTPSGAMQGSYRLIDEDGAAFDAAIPKFALFAPSVDS from the coding sequence ATGAAGGAGTTCTTTCCGCACGCCGAAACCACTGATGGGGTGACCGTACGGGTGGCGGTGAGCTACCTGCCCGAACAATCCGAACCGCGTCGCGGGCGCTGGTTCTGGGCCTATCATATCCGGATCGAGAACCATTCCGAGCGCACCGTCCAGCTGCTGACCCGTCACTGGGTCATCACCGATGGCCGAGGTGCGCGCCATTCGGTCGAAGGGGAGGGCGTCGTTGGCGAGCAGCCGCTGATCGCACCCGGTGCGAGTTTCGACTATGTGTCGGGCTGTCCGTTGCAGACACCGAGCGGGGCGATGCAGGGCAGCTATCGGCTGATCGATGAGGATGGCGCGGCATTCGACGCGGCGATCCCCAAATTCGCGCTGTTCGCGCCGTCGGTTGATTCGTGA